In the genome of Cystobacter ferrugineus, one region contains:
- the grxC gene encoding glutaredoxin 3, translating into MQPVKIYTTTYCGYCVRAKDLLKRKGVAYEEVDVTGDDEMRSKLVEMSGGQRTVPQIFIGSTHVGGYTDLAQLDRDGKLDPLLQA; encoded by the coding sequence GTGCAACCCGTGAAGATCTACACCACCACCTACTGTGGCTACTGCGTCCGGGCGAAGGATCTCCTCAAGCGCAAGGGCGTCGCGTACGAAGAAGTGGACGTGACGGGTGACGACGAGATGCGCTCGAAGCTGGTGGAGATGAGCGGTGGCCAGCGCACGGTGCCGCAGATCTTCATCGGCAGCACGCACGTCGGGGGCTACACGGACCTGGCCCAGTTGGACCGGGACGGCAAGCTGGACCCTCTGCTCCAGGCCTGA
- a CDS encoding ACP synthase, translating into MSAHLAEWTLRRLRAGELPGGEAQQARSHVATCAECQRVLHGLEEEQARFEAQVPFERFAAGVEGALKQPKEPASQPRVNGLLVAVAALVLLAVTVRPLLEPESVNRLKGSGASATLRIGGEGPQRAVLPGDTETVLPHERVRIGYTAGPYPFILALSLDDTGEVSPLYATEDQRSLRVEPGAGRHWLPDSVSFTGTGNERVMVLLSNEPLELREVAERALRAWEEAGNQVSAMSPLELGGVEIDWVLHKP; encoded by the coding sequence ATGAGCGCGCATCTGGCGGAGTGGACGCTGCGGCGGCTGCGCGCCGGGGAGCTGCCCGGCGGGGAGGCCCAACAGGCCCGGAGCCATGTCGCCACCTGCGCGGAGTGCCAGCGGGTGCTCCACGGGCTCGAGGAGGAACAGGCGCGCTTCGAGGCCCAGGTCCCCTTTGAGCGCTTCGCGGCCGGGGTGGAGGGCGCCCTGAAGCAGCCGAAGGAGCCCGCCTCGCAGCCGCGCGTCAACGGCCTGCTGGTGGCGGTGGCGGCCCTGGTGTTGCTCGCGGTGACGGTGCGTCCCTTGCTCGAGCCCGAGTCCGTCAACCGGCTCAAGGGCAGTGGCGCCTCGGCGACCCTGCGTATTGGCGGCGAGGGCCCCCAGCGCGCCGTGCTCCCCGGGGACACGGAGACGGTGCTGCCGCACGAGCGGGTGCGGATCGGCTACACGGCGGGACCCTACCCCTTCATCCTCGCCCTCTCGCTGGACGACACCGGGGAAGTCTCCCCGCTGTACGCCACCGAGGATCAGCGCAGCCTGCGCGTGGAGCCGGGCGCCGGACGGCACTGGCTGCCCGACAGCGTGAGCTTCACGGGGACGGGGAACGAGCGGGTGATGGTGCTGCTGTCCAACGAGCCCCTGGAGCTGCGCGAGGTGGCGGAGAGAGCGCTCCGCGCCTGGGAGGAGGCGGGAAACCAGGTCTCGGCGATGAGCCCCCTGGAGCTGGGTGGGGTGGAAATCGACTGGGTGCTGCACAAGCCATGA
- a CDS encoding caspase family protein, protein MRRLGLSAWGLLLGLLLASAAGAGPTRRFALVAGNDEGGAGTRPLRFARQDARTMQSLLSRLGGVAPGDSRLLLDEEPEDFLRALAAVEAQARAAKARGERTELILYYSGHAKDGALRMGEGVLDLEALKRRLEASPVDIRIAILDACRSGSLTRTKGARRAPAFTIDTGLTQAARGLVLLTSSSADEDSQESDLLGGSYFTHHLFSGLLGDADRSGDGQVTLFEAYSHAYARTVADTADSGAGAQHPTFSYDLSGQGDLVLTDLRGRDEGVLLPGAAPAGAYYFVSPLGHVVAEVDKAADTERRLALAPGRYTVKRRLVDRLRIGETEVRRGSTTVLDESSLRDAPFSDDPVKGVPYPPRTRRAYWTLGLGGGYHSFFDTPTRDNLFLSTPMLGLEASLHHYFHEDWRWDVDLSFGSRQATLALPTLSGPLYRYSLINVGTSFAREWPLGRASPFLGARLAYSVMVRDFTDTNLPTQFYGVVTPGLMAGVRWSLTHHIELTGRARVHYLLYDVDEQRSLGYWELGALVTFRL, encoded by the coding sequence ATGAGGCGTCTGGGCCTGTCCGCCTGGGGTCTGCTCCTGGGCCTGCTCCTGGCGAGCGCCGCGGGAGCCGGGCCCACGCGCCGCTTCGCGCTGGTGGCGGGCAATGACGAGGGAGGCGCGGGCACCCGGCCGCTGCGCTTCGCGCGGCAGGATGCCCGGACGATGCAGAGCCTGCTGTCGCGGCTGGGAGGGGTGGCGCCTGGAGATTCGCGGCTGCTGCTGGACGAGGAGCCCGAGGACTTCCTGCGGGCGCTCGCCGCGGTGGAGGCGCAAGCCCGGGCGGCGAAGGCCCGGGGCGAGCGCACCGAGCTCATCCTCTACTATTCGGGCCATGCGAAGGACGGCGCGCTGCGCATGGGCGAGGGGGTGCTGGACCTGGAGGCGCTCAAGCGCCGGCTGGAGGCCTCTCCCGTGGACATCCGCATCGCCATCCTGGATGCGTGCCGTTCGGGCTCGCTCACCCGGACGAAGGGAGCCCGGCGCGCGCCCGCCTTCACCATCGATACGGGCCTGACCCAGGCGGCCCGGGGGCTCGTGCTGCTCACCTCCAGCTCGGCGGACGAGGACTCGCAGGAGTCGGATCTGCTGGGCGGCAGCTACTTCACCCACCACCTCTTCAGCGGACTGCTGGGGGACGCGGATCGCTCGGGGGACGGGCAGGTGACGCTCTTCGAGGCGTACTCCCATGCCTACGCGCGCACGGTGGCGGACACCGCCGACAGTGGCGCCGGAGCGCAGCACCCCACCTTCAGCTACGACCTGTCGGGCCAGGGGGACCTGGTGCTGACGGACTTGCGCGGACGCGACGAGGGCGTGCTGTTGCCGGGTGCCGCGCCCGCGGGGGCCTATTACTTCGTGAGCCCCCTGGGGCACGTGGTGGCCGAGGTGGACAAGGCGGCGGACACCGAGCGCAGGCTCGCGCTGGCGCCCGGCCGCTACACGGTGAAGCGCAGGCTGGTGGACCGGCTGCGCATCGGGGAGACCGAGGTCCGCCGCGGGAGCACCACGGTGCTCGACGAGTCGAGCCTGCGCGACGCGCCCTTCTCGGATGATCCGGTGAAGGGCGTGCCGTACCCGCCGCGGACCCGGCGCGCGTATTGGACGCTGGGGCTCGGCGGTGGCTACCACTCCTTCTTCGACACGCCCACGCGCGACAACCTCTTCCTCTCCACTCCGATGCTGGGACTGGAGGCGAGCCTGCATCACTACTTCCACGAGGACTGGCGCTGGGACGTCGATCTGTCCTTCGGCTCGCGGCAGGCCACGCTGGCGCTGCCCACGCTGTCGGGGCCGCTCTACCGCTATTCGTTGATCAACGTGGGCACGTCGTTCGCGCGCGAGTGGCCCCTGGGCCGAGCGAGCCCCTTCCTCGGCGCGCGTCTGGCCTACTCGGTCATGGTTCGCGACTTCACGGACACGAACCTGCCGACCCAGTTCTACGGGGTGGTGACTCCCGGGCTGATGGCGGGCGTGCGCTGGTCGCTGACCCACCACATCGAACTCACCGGACGCGCCCGCGTCCATTACCTCCTCTACGACGTCGACGAGCAGCGCTCCCTGGGCTACTGGGAACTCGGGGCACTCGTCACGTTCCGGCTCTGA
- the groL gene encoding chaperonin GroEL (60 kDa chaperone family; promotes refolding of misfolded polypeptides especially under stressful conditions; forms two stacked rings of heptamers to form a barrel-shaped 14mer; ends can be capped by GroES; misfolded proteins enter the barrel where they are refolded when GroES binds), producing MAKDILFDVRARESILRGVNILADAVKVTLGPKGRNVVIEKSFGSPTITKDGVTVAKEIELENKFENMGAQMVKEVASKTSDVAGDGTTTATVLAQAIFREGAKLVAAGHNPMDIKRGIDKAVAAITAELKNLAKPTKDKKEIAQVGTISANGDTTIGQIIADAMEKVGKEGVITVEEAKGLDTTLDVVEGMQFDRGYLSPYFVTDPERMEVVLNDPLILINEKKISSMKDLLPILEQVARSGKPLLIIAEDIEGEALATLVVNKIRGVLNVAAVKAPGFGDRRKAMLEDIATLTGGRMIAEDLGIKLDTLQLTDLGRAKRVTIDKDNTTIVDGAGAQTEIEARVKQIRAQIEETSSDYDREKLQERLAKLVGGVAVINVGAATETEMKEKKARVEDALNATRAAVEEGVVPGGGVALLRCSKVLENVKVDAGEKFGVDIIRRAVEEPLRQIVANGGLEGSVIVNKVKEGTGAFGFNAATSTYEDLLAAGVIDPAKVSRTALQNAASVASLMLTTEAMVAERPKEEKDLPAGGAGGMGGMGGMGGMGGMGM from the coding sequence ATGGCAAAAGACATTCTTTTCGACGTCCGCGCGCGCGAGTCCATCCTGCGCGGCGTGAACATCCTGGCCGACGCGGTCAAGGTCACCCTGGGGCCCAAGGGCCGCAACGTGGTGATCGAGAAGTCCTTCGGCTCGCCCACCATCACCAAGGACGGCGTGACGGTGGCCAAGGAGATCGAGCTGGAGAACAAGTTCGAGAACATGGGCGCCCAGATGGTCAAGGAGGTTGCCTCCAAGACCAGCGACGTGGCCGGTGACGGCACCACGACGGCGACCGTGCTGGCGCAGGCCATCTTCCGCGAGGGCGCGAAGCTGGTGGCCGCCGGGCACAACCCGATGGACATCAAGCGCGGCATCGACAAGGCCGTGGCCGCCATCACCGCCGAGCTGAAGAACCTGGCCAAGCCCACCAAGGACAAGAAGGAGATCGCCCAGGTTGGCACCATCTCCGCCAACGGCGACACCACCATCGGGCAGATCATCGCCGACGCGATGGAGAAGGTGGGCAAGGAGGGCGTCATCACGGTGGAGGAGGCCAAGGGCCTGGACACCACCCTGGACGTGGTCGAGGGCATGCAGTTCGACCGCGGCTACCTCTCCCCGTACTTCGTGACGGATCCGGAGCGCATGGAGGTCGTCCTCAACGACCCCCTCATCCTCATCAACGAGAAGAAGATCTCCTCGATGAAGGACCTGCTCCCCATCCTCGAGCAGGTCGCGCGCTCGGGCAAGCCCCTGCTCATCATCGCCGAGGACATCGAGGGCGAGGCGCTGGCCACGCTCGTGGTGAACAAGATCCGCGGCGTGCTCAACGTGGCGGCGGTGAAGGCGCCGGGCTTCGGTGACCGCCGCAAGGCCATGCTCGAGGACATCGCCACCCTGACGGGCGGCCGGATGATCGCCGAGGACCTGGGCATCAAGCTGGATACGCTGCAGCTCACCGACCTGGGCCGCGCCAAGCGCGTCACCATCGACAAGGACAACACCACCATCGTCGATGGGGCCGGTGCCCAGACGGAGATCGAGGCGCGCGTGAAGCAGATCCGCGCCCAGATCGAGGAGACCTCGAGCGACTACGACCGCGAGAAGCTCCAGGAGCGTCTGGCCAAGCTCGTGGGCGGCGTGGCCGTCATCAACGTGGGCGCCGCGACCGAGACCGAGATGAAGGAGAAGAAGGCTCGCGTGGAGGACGCCCTCAACGCGACCCGCGCGGCCGTCGAGGAGGGTGTGGTTCCTGGCGGCGGCGTGGCCCTGCTGCGCTGCTCCAAGGTGCTGGAGAACGTCAAGGTCGACGCCGGTGAGAAGTTCGGCGTGGACATCATCCGCCGCGCCGTCGAGGAGCCGCTGCGCCAGATCGTCGCCAACGGCGGCCTCGAGGGCAGCGTCATCGTCAACAAGGTCAAGGAGGGCACGGGCGCGTTCGGCTTCAACGCCGCCACGAGCACCTACGAGGACCTGCTGGCCGCGGGCGTGATCGACCCGGCCAAGGTGAGCCGCACCGCGCTGCAGAACGCGGCGTCGGTCGCCTCCCTGATGCTCACCACCGAGGCGATGGTGGCCGAGCGTCCGAAGGAGGAGAAGGACCTGCCCGCCGGCGGCGCCGGTGGCATGGGTGGTATGGGCGGCATGGGCGGCATGGGCGGCATGGGGATGTAA
- a CDS encoding NUDIX hydrolase yields MPREASAGGIVVREQAGELEVAVIRPHGRSLWALPKGHVDPGESAEQTATREVWEETGLRATLVAPLGEIRYVYQFRGQRIFKRVHFFLFRYHSGVLGDIQHAGQRVEVDEARWVPLVRVASLLGYKGEKAIAARAARMLLRAGGLLAVSGRPPEQGDD; encoded by the coding sequence ATGCCCCGAGAGGCCTCCGCCGGAGGAATCGTCGTTCGAGAACAGGCAGGAGAGCTGGAGGTGGCCGTCATCCGCCCCCATGGCCGCTCTCTTTGGGCGCTGCCCAAGGGGCACGTGGACCCCGGGGAGTCCGCCGAGCAGACCGCGACCCGCGAGGTGTGGGAGGAGACGGGCCTGCGGGCCACGCTCGTCGCCCCGCTGGGGGAGATCCGCTACGTCTATCAGTTCCGTGGCCAGCGCATCTTCAAGCGCGTCCACTTCTTCCTCTTCCGCTATCACTCGGGCGTGCTCGGTGACATCCAGCACGCGGGACAACGGGTGGAGGTGGACGAGGCCCGCTGGGTACCGCTCGTGCGCGTGGCCTCACTGCTGGGCTACAAGGGCGAGAAGGCCATCGCCGCGCGCGCGGCCCGGATGCTGCTGCGCGCGGGAGGCCTGCTCGCCGTCTCCGGACGACCGCCGGAGCAGGGCGACGACTAG
- the groES gene encoding co-chaperone GroES, producing MTTKIRPLQDRLIIKRVAEENKTKGGLFIPDTAKEKPLEGKVIAVGNGKVLEDGKVRAMDIKAGDSILFSKYAGTEIKLDGEEYLILREEDVLGVIEK from the coding sequence ATGACCACGAAGATTCGTCCCCTGCAGGATCGCCTGATCATCAAGCGCGTGGCCGAGGAGAACAAGACCAAGGGCGGTCTGTTCATCCCCGACACCGCCAAGGAGAAGCCGCTCGAGGGCAAGGTGATCGCCGTCGGCAATGGCAAGGTGCTGGAGGATGGCAAGGTGCGCGCCATGGACATCAAGGCGGGCGACAGCATCCTGTTCAGCAAGTACGCGGGCACCGAGATCAAGCTCGACGGTGAGGAGTACCTCATCCTCCGTGAGGAGGATGTGCTCGGCGTGATCGAGAAGTAA
- a CDS encoding RNA polymerase sigma factor produces the protein MTTPPDLKVIDGGQKDRHAFLHELYKTYGGSVYGRCRYLLKDNTKAEDAAQEVFVRVLLQPASLRMANSPLAWLMKVATHYCLNQLRAEQAPWRRWFERDELARPEGDGGERTLETRDLVRSLLSRVDPETQAAVVHYWVDGMTLEEVAALLGRSVPTVRKRLEGFATLTNEELRVP, from the coding sequence GTGACGACCCCACCGGACCTGAAGGTCATCGACGGAGGCCAGAAGGACCGGCATGCCTTCCTGCACGAGCTGTACAAGACCTACGGTGGCAGCGTGTACGGGCGCTGCCGCTATCTCCTGAAGGACAACACGAAGGCGGAGGACGCGGCACAGGAGGTCTTCGTCCGCGTCCTGCTGCAACCGGCGTCGCTGCGCATGGCGAACTCGCCCCTGGCGTGGTTGATGAAGGTCGCCACCCACTACTGCCTCAATCAATTGCGCGCGGAGCAGGCGCCGTGGCGGCGCTGGTTCGAGCGGGACGAGCTGGCGCGTCCCGAGGGGGACGGAGGCGAGCGGACCCTGGAGACGCGCGACCTGGTGCGCTCGCTCTTGTCCCGGGTGGACCCGGAGACCCAGGCGGCGGTGGTGCACTACTGGGTGGATGGAATGACGCTGGAAGAAGTGGCGGCGCTGCTGGGCCGCTCGGTGCCCACGGTGCGCAAGCGGCTGGAGGGCTTCGCGACCCTGACGAACGAGGAGCTGAGGGTCCCATGA
- a CDS encoding nucleotidyltransferase — protein sequence MGIDASLAERQRHPDEINARGRAIEVLLDSGVPFLVGGAYAYSAYTGIYRDTKDLDLFPRKRDAEQALVVLEKDGWRTERTDEAWLYKAWRGEYFVDFIFSSGNGVATVDDEWFEHARKAPVFGRECLVSPAEETIWSKAFVTERERYDGADINHLILKMGHGMDWARLLRRFDRYWEVLLSHLMMFRFAYPCERDLVPTWLMTELMSRTLDTLKEGNWQERLCRGTLISKVNYMVDIHHWGYRDGRSWDERDREKGDARGARCELENTLGGGR from the coding sequence ATGGGAATCGACGCCTCGCTCGCCGAGCGACAACGTCATCCCGATGAAATCAACGCGCGAGGGCGCGCCATCGAGGTGCTGTTGGACTCGGGGGTGCCCTTCCTGGTGGGCGGGGCCTACGCCTATTCCGCCTATACGGGCATCTACCGCGACACGAAGGACCTGGACCTGTTTCCCCGCAAACGCGACGCGGAGCAGGCACTGGTCGTCCTGGAGAAGGACGGCTGGCGCACCGAACGCACGGACGAGGCCTGGCTCTACAAGGCCTGGCGGGGCGAGTACTTCGTGGACTTCATCTTCTCCTCGGGCAACGGCGTGGCCACGGTGGACGACGAGTGGTTCGAGCACGCGCGCAAGGCGCCGGTGTTCGGCCGCGAATGTCTGGTGTCTCCCGCCGAGGAGACCATCTGGTCCAAGGCCTTCGTCACCGAGCGCGAGCGCTACGATGGCGCGGACATCAACCACCTCATCCTCAAGATGGGGCACGGCATGGACTGGGCGCGGCTGTTGCGCCGCTTCGACCGGTACTGGGAAGTGCTGCTCAGCCATCTGATGATGTTCCGCTTCGCCTACCCGTGCGAGCGAGACCTGGTGCCCACGTGGCTCATGACGGAGCTCATGTCGCGCACGCTCGACACCCTCAAGGAGGGCAACTGGCAGGAGCGCTTGTGCCGCGGCACGCTCATCTCCAAGGTGAACTACATGGTGGACATCCACCATTGGGGTTATCGGGACGGCAGGTCCTGGGACGAGCGGGATCGAGAGAAGGGGGACGCACGTGGCGCGAGATGCGAACTCGAAAATACGCTTGGCGGCGGTCGGTGA
- a CDS encoding sensor histidine kinase has translation MTSSSAPALATETVTTRPGGWRAVWNDRSLGGLVVLLLGTGWFDVLYLGRFSARALGIRLAWAALVAVMKFLPDRSPAWNRATLYLFVFGSASCMVGLADTMGGVGTPYFTLAATMPLGVGIALSPWQDRGAIFLSGAVCCAGTLLLVHRAQRPVVESAFWLLILVCTTLVADFLGVRVSRVLDVEQGLRGERERREALEALALSEHRRAQAEKLALVGQLAAGVAHEINNPLAYVGSNVDYVREELLAPREVDREALADVLAETRLGVRHILQIVADLKGFARMEAQEPTDCSLAEVVADAMKLASLRLKHVAWLHIDVPVDLPRIFVVRQRLVQVVINLLVNASDVLESHRANGGEVRVTGRLGDAHVVLLVEDNGPGFPPQVLPRLFEPFFTTKGPDKGMGLGLNLSRELVAQFGGRLTASNRPEGGARLCLELPVGDTADAASFQRPTPSGA, from the coding sequence ATGACTTCCTCATCCGCCCCCGCGTTGGCCACCGAGACGGTCACGACCCGCCCAGGAGGGTGGCGGGCGGTGTGGAATGATCGCTCGCTCGGGGGGCTGGTGGTGCTCCTGCTGGGCACCGGCTGGTTCGACGTGCTCTACCTGGGCCGCTTCAGCGCGCGCGCGCTGGGCATCCGCCTGGCGTGGGCCGCTCTCGTCGCGGTGATGAAGTTCCTACCCGACAGATCTCCCGCCTGGAACCGCGCGACGCTGTACCTCTTCGTGTTCGGCTCGGCGTCCTGCATGGTGGGGCTGGCCGACACCATGGGCGGGGTCGGGACGCCCTACTTCACCCTGGCGGCCACCATGCCCCTGGGGGTGGGCATCGCCCTGTCCCCGTGGCAGGACCGGGGCGCCATCTTCCTGAGTGGCGCGGTGTGCTGCGCGGGCACCCTGTTGCTCGTGCACCGCGCCCAGCGACCCGTGGTCGAGTCGGCGTTCTGGCTCCTGATCCTGGTGTGCACGACGCTCGTCGCCGACTTCCTCGGCGTCCGGGTCTCCCGGGTCCTGGATGTGGAGCAGGGCCTCCGCGGCGAGCGCGAGCGCCGCGAGGCCCTGGAGGCACTGGCGCTCAGTGAGCACCGGCGGGCCCAGGCCGAGAAGCTGGCGCTCGTGGGGCAGTTGGCGGCGGGGGTGGCGCACGAAATCAACAACCCGCTGGCCTACGTGGGCTCCAACGTGGACTACGTGCGCGAGGAATTGCTGGCACCGCGCGAGGTGGACCGCGAGGCGCTGGCCGACGTGCTCGCCGAGACGCGCCTGGGCGTGCGCCACATCCTGCAGATCGTCGCGGACCTCAAGGGGTTCGCGCGCATGGAAGCCCAGGAGCCCACGGACTGCTCGCTGGCGGAAGTGGTGGCCGATGCCATGAAGCTGGCCTCGCTCCGGCTCAAGCACGTGGCGTGGCTGCACATCGATGTGCCCGTGGATCTGCCGAGGATCTTCGTCGTGCGCCAGCGCCTGGTGCAGGTGGTGATCAACCTGCTCGTCAACGCCAGCGACGTGCTGGAGTCGCACCGCGCCAACGGCGGCGAGGTCCGGGTGACGGGCCGCCTCGGGGACGCGCACGTGGTGCTGCTCGTCGAGGACAACGGGCCCGGTTTTCCTCCCCAGGTGCTGCCCCGGCTCTTCGAGCCCTTCTTCACGACGAAGGGGCCCGACAAGGGCATGGGCCTGGGGCTCAACCTGTCGCGCGAGCTGGTGGCCCAATTCGGCGGACGGCTCACCGCGAGCAACCGCCCGGAGGGCGGGGCCCGCCTGTGTCTCGAACTGCCCGTGGGCGACACTGCGGACGCCGCTTCTTTCCAGCGGCCGACACCCTCTGGCGCCTGA
- the rpoZ gene encoding DNA-directed RNA polymerase subunit omega: protein MARVTVEDCLPLVDNRFALVLLAAKRARQLMAGARPIIDISKNKPPVLSLREVATGRVKFDRDVREALTGKYSKEPSGL, encoded by the coding sequence ATGGCTCGCGTCACAGTCGAAGACTGCCTCCCCCTGGTCGACAACCGGTTCGCGCTCGTGCTGCTGGCGGCCAAGCGCGCCCGTCAGCTCATGGCCGGCGCCCGCCCCATCATCGACATCTCCAAGAACAAGCCGCCCGTGCTCTCGCTGCGTGAGGTGGCCACCGGTCGGGTGAAGTTCGATCGCGACGTGCGCGAGGCCCTCACCGGTAAGTACTCCAAGGAGCCCTCGGGCCTCTAG
- a CDS encoding sugar porter family MFS transporter has translation MGHVREGAMAADGSVSKVVLISSVAALGGFLFGYDTAVINGAVGALASSFQASDTAIGLTVSSALIGSAVGAFVGGQLADRLGRIRVMVVASILFSVSTLGSGLAFGLVDLSLWRLVGGIAVGIASVIAPAYIAEIAPAHLRGRLGSLQQLAIVTGIFAALLADYGIAAGAGSADNPYWFGLAAWRWMLLSELPVAVAYGVGALMIPESPRYLVARRDEAKALTVLRTVLGRGAEAKMVEIRRTLSSEERGRFKDLRGRFGLLPIVWIGIGLSVFQQFVGINVIFYYSSVLWQAVGFSEKDSLIITVITSVTNIVTTFIAIATVDRFGRKPLLIIGSVGMMLTLGTMAFVFGSAPLDASGAPVLQGAAGTIALVAANLYVFCFGLSWGPVVWVLLGEMFNNRIRAQALALAGAAQWVANFVVSATFPSLRTMGLGLAYGLYTAAAVASLLFVLFFIRETKGKELEDM, from the coding sequence ATGGGGCATGTGCGCGAAGGCGCGATGGCGGCGGATGGGTCCGTCTCCAAGGTTGTCTTGATTTCCTCGGTGGCCGCCCTGGGTGGCTTCCTGTTCGGCTACGACACGGCCGTCATCAACGGGGCCGTGGGCGCCCTGGCGTCCAGCTTCCAGGCCAGTGACACCGCCATCGGCCTGACCGTGTCCTCGGCGCTGATCGGCTCGGCCGTGGGGGCGTTCGTGGGTGGTCAGCTCGCGGACCGCCTGGGCCGCATCCGGGTGATGGTGGTGGCCTCCATCCTCTTCTCCGTGAGCACGCTGGGCTCGGGGCTCGCCTTCGGGCTCGTGGACTTGAGCCTGTGGCGCCTGGTGGGCGGCATCGCCGTGGGCATCGCCAGCGTCATCGCTCCCGCCTACATCGCGGAGATCGCTCCCGCCCACCTCCGGGGCCGGCTCGGCTCGCTGCAGCAACTGGCCATCGTGACGGGCATCTTCGCGGCGCTGCTCGCCGACTACGGAATCGCCGCCGGGGCGGGCTCGGCGGACAACCCCTACTGGTTCGGGCTGGCCGCGTGGCGCTGGATGCTCCTGTCCGAGCTGCCCGTCGCCGTGGCCTATGGCGTGGGCGCCCTCATGATTCCCGAGTCCCCGCGCTACCTCGTCGCCCGGCGCGACGAGGCCAAGGCCCTCACCGTGCTGCGCACCGTGCTGGGCCGCGGCGCCGAGGCGAAGATGGTGGAAATCCGCCGCACGCTCTCCTCCGAGGAGCGCGGCCGCTTCAAGGATCTGCGCGGACGCTTCGGCCTTTTGCCCATCGTCTGGATCGGCATCGGCCTGTCCGTCTTCCAGCAGTTCGTGGGCATCAACGTCATCTTCTACTACTCGAGCGTGCTCTGGCAGGCGGTGGGGTTCTCGGAGAAGGACTCGCTCATCATCACCGTCATCACCAGCGTCACCAACATCGTCACCACGTTCATCGCCATCGCCACGGTGGACCGCTTCGGGCGCAAGCCCCTGCTCATCATCGGCTCGGTGGGGATGATGCTGACGCTCGGGACGATGGCGTTCGTGTTCGGCTCGGCGCCGCTGGATGCCTCGGGCGCCCCCGTGCTCCAGGGCGCCGCGGGCACCATCGCCCTCGTCGCCGCCAACCTCTACGTCTTCTGCTTCGGTCTGTCGTGGGGTCCCGTGGTCTGGGTGCTGCTCGGGGAGATGTTCAACAACCGCATCCGCGCCCAGGCCCTGGCGCTCGCCGGCGCCGCGCAGTGGGTCGCCAACTTCGTCGTCTCCGCCACCTTCCCCAGCCTGCGCACGATGGGCCTGGGCCTCGCCTACGGGCTGTACACCGCGGCGGCGGTGGCCTCGCTCCTCTTCGTCCTCTTCTTCATCCGCGAGACCAAGGGCAAGGAGCTGGAGGACATGTGA